The genome window AGCCCGTTGGGGTCGCCGATCCAGCCGGTCGGGAGGGAGTAGTGGAACTGGGGGCGGTACGGCTCGTGGTACGCGGGCGGAGCCGAGGTGGTGGTGGGAGCGCTCGGGGTCGCTGCCGCTGCCGGGCCGGCGGCCGGGACGAGTCCGGCGAAGGCCAGGCTGCCGGCGGCTGCCGCGGCGACGAGGACCGCGATGCGACCTCGGAACCGACCGGGCCGCCGTTGCGTGAGCGCAGCGGGCCGTTGCGGAGAACGGAACATAGGGTTGCCTTCCTCTCTGAAGGGGATACCAATACGTATTAGTCAGCCGACAAGGAACGAAGTCGACGAATCAATACGTATTGGCTAGAGTGATCAGTACGTAGTCTGGATCGCTCCGCCGCGCAGGTCAACCCCGCAGTGCCGCGCCCAGGCCCCGATGGCCCGCACGAAGGAGACCGGAGCATGGCAACGACCACCACGGCGACCGCGCCCGTCCTGGTGGCGGGCGAGGCGCTCATCGACGTCATCCGTTCCGCCGACGGGACCCGCGAGCACCCGGGCGGCTCCCCCGCGAACGTCGCACTCGGCCTCGCGCGCCTCGGAGTGCCCACCGCCTTCCTGACCGCCCTCGGCCGCGACGCACGCGGCGACACGATCGCCGAGCGGCTCGTGCGGGACGGAGTCGACATCCTCCCCGAGTCCTGGCTGCTTCCCGCGACCTCGAGCGCGGTGGCCGCCATCCAGCCCGACGGGTCGGCTCGGTACGCCTTCGACATCGCCTGGACGCTGGCGGAGAGGATCGAGCTCCCCGCGATGCGCCACGTCCACGTCGGTTCGATCTCCGCGTTCCTGGCTCCGGGCGCCGACCGGATCGAGCACCTCGTCCTGACCGCCGACGCCGACGTGACCGTCAGCGTGGACCCGAACATCCGCGCGGACCTCGTCGGCGACCCCCGTGCCGCGCGCGACCGGTTCGAGCGGCTCGCGGCGCGCGCCGACCTCATCAAGCTCAGCGACGAGGACGCGCTCTTCCTCTACCCGGACCGCTCCGACACCGAAACGGCCGCGGCCCTGGCGGCGCACGGCGCCGTCGTCGCCGTCACCCGGGGCGCCGCCGGCTCCCTCCTGGTCTCGGGCGACGCGGTGGCGGAGGTCCCGCCGATCACCGTGGTCGTGGCCGACACGGTCGGCGCGGGCGACAGCTACATGGCGGCCCTGCTCGCCTGGTTCCTGACGTCGGGCGAGCTGCGCCGCCGGCCTCGCTCCGCGGCCGAGCTCGCGGACGCCGGCGCTTTCGCCGCCCGCGCCGCCGCGATCACGG of Leifsonia shinshuensis contains these proteins:
- a CDS encoding PfkB family carbohydrate kinase is translated as MATTTTATAPVLVAGEALIDVIRSADGTREHPGGSPANVALGLARLGVPTAFLTALGRDARGDTIAERLVRDGVDILPESWLLPATSSAVAAIQPDGSARYAFDIAWTLAERIELPAMRHVHVGSISAFLAPGADRIEHLVLTADADVTVSVDPNIRADLVGDPRAARDRFERLAARADLIKLSDEDALFLYPDRSDTETAAALAAHGAVVAVTRGAAGSLLVSGDAVAEVPPITVVVADTVGAGDSYMAALLAWFLTSGELRRRPRSAAELADAGAFAARAAAITVSRAGAEPPRTAELPQA